One genomic window of Polyangium aurulentum includes the following:
- a CDS encoding serine/threonine-protein kinase, producing MTPGEVVAGRFEIERLAGSGGFGAVYRARDLATAKTVALKTLHDTTGDDVARFARETHVLAELDHPGIVRYVAHGSTERGAPFLAMEWLEGEDLRERLSRGPLSLTDSLALARRAAEALASAHRRGVVHRDIKPANLFLPAGDPGRVVLVDFGIARRPGPTLGRTRTGTTLGTPGYMAPEQARGDRALSPRADVFSLACVLFECLTGAPPFSGDHVMAILAKILLEDPPRARALRPEVSPALDDLIASMLSKLPEHRPADGTVVAAALDAMTEPVSAHAASSQGTPARPALTGDELRLVCVVAAGQSTRRELDPLAETLPPQDSVAGAEAAAAIATRFGARLERLADGSLVALLSGHGHAGDQALLAARCALALRSALPEGPIALATGRGMVDRPLPVGEAIDRAAAMLAAAAPGAVELDITTADLLETRFDLVTTPAGRALRGPRDDLDTARTLLGRPIPCVGRDREIATLLATLDEVADEGVARAVLVTAQAGTGKSRLRQELVRRARERGDPLVVLTGRGDPMRASSPFGLLADAILRAADIAPDLPLPAQRRKLRGRVAQSVTAAEVPRVAAMLGELSGVPFPDDESPALTMARRDPLTMAEAIRRAWEDFLRAEAKEQTVLLVLEDLHWGDRATVQLVDAALGALAENPLMVLALARPEVKARFPGLWTERDALEIRLGPLTRKASEGLVRMALRGTAADTGRIERLVQRAEGNALFLEELVRAEAEGRGAELPATVLAMVQSRVERLDGDARRALRAGSVFGETFWRGGVIELLGEEASAEGAARALDELCAREVISRHSGQRFEGEAEEEYRFRHALVRDAAYAMLTPADRALGHRLAGAWLERMGERDAATLAEHFELGGQPERAVSWHRRAAEQSFEGLDFAAVIERAARGVRCGATGEVKGALMALACEAHAFRAEWLDAAARGAEAIALSPRGSTPWCRAAAWLLHVGQGSRNRADALGRELVANPPTPAVASAHGQACAMAVRALSFAGDYERSREYLAHIDGLDPSRLSGLARGYIASAASYLALCGDGDPWRALALIDESKAYFTESRYYSAAAIAQADRAMALAGAGEYAAAQRALESALTDALREGNHFVVTWARMGLSDVLSRRGAYAEACEAARLAEETYSQGGSVPMAGACRGRLAMAHARAGDFEAAERTAREAAAVRPMGRPYRAEILANLASILVVRGSADEALGVAERALELLAGMGEGSQMGAPVLLAHAEALAAVGRTEEAAKAIAKARARLLERAARCPDPEARARFLSCISENARTLALAEAWIGA from the coding sequence ATGACTCCGGGCGAGGTCGTCGCAGGACGATTCGAGATCGAGCGGCTCGCTGGCAGCGGCGGCTTCGGCGCCGTTTACCGCGCGCGCGACCTCGCGACCGCAAAGACCGTCGCGCTCAAGACCCTCCACGACACCACGGGCGACGACGTCGCGCGCTTCGCTCGCGAGACCCACGTCCTCGCAGAGCTCGATCACCCCGGCATCGTCCGCTACGTCGCCCACGGCTCCACCGAGCGCGGTGCGCCCTTCCTCGCCATGGAGTGGCTCGAAGGCGAGGACCTCCGCGAGCGCCTCTCGCGCGGCCCCCTCTCGCTCACCGATAGCCTCGCGCTCGCCCGGCGCGCGGCCGAGGCGCTCGCCTCGGCGCACAGGCGCGGGGTCGTCCATCGCGACATCAAGCCCGCCAACCTCTTCCTCCCAGCCGGCGATCCGGGGCGCGTCGTGCTCGTCGACTTCGGCATCGCTCGACGCCCGGGCCCCACCCTCGGACGCACGCGGACCGGCACCACCCTCGGCACGCCCGGGTACATGGCACCCGAGCAGGCGCGAGGGGATCGCGCCCTGTCACCGCGCGCCGACGTCTTCTCCCTCGCTTGCGTGCTCTTCGAGTGCCTCACCGGAGCCCCGCCGTTCAGCGGCGATCACGTCATGGCCATCCTCGCCAAGATCCTCCTCGAAGACCCCCCACGCGCGCGCGCGCTCCGCCCCGAGGTGTCGCCCGCCCTCGACGACCTCATCGCCTCGATGCTGTCCAAGCTCCCCGAGCACAGGCCCGCGGACGGCACCGTGGTCGCGGCCGCGCTCGACGCGATGACCGAGCCCGTCTCCGCCCACGCGGCGTCCTCCCAGGGCACCCCCGCGCGACCTGCCCTCACCGGCGACGAGCTGCGGCTCGTGTGCGTCGTGGCCGCGGGCCAGAGCACCCGGCGCGAGCTCGACCCCCTCGCCGAGACCCTCCCGCCCCAGGACTCGGTCGCTGGCGCCGAGGCGGCCGCCGCGATCGCGACGCGGTTCGGCGCGAGGCTCGAGCGGCTCGCGGATGGCTCGCTCGTCGCGCTCCTGTCAGGCCATGGTCACGCGGGAGACCAGGCCCTGCTCGCCGCGAGGTGCGCGCTCGCCCTGCGCAGCGCCCTGCCCGAAGGACCGATCGCCCTCGCCACGGGACGCGGCATGGTCGACCGACCCCTGCCCGTGGGCGAGGCGATCGACCGCGCCGCCGCCATGCTCGCAGCCGCCGCGCCCGGGGCCGTCGAGCTGGACATCACCACCGCGGACCTGCTCGAGACGCGCTTCGACCTCGTCACCACCCCCGCAGGCCGGGCGCTGCGCGGCCCGCGGGACGACCTCGACACGGCCCGGACCCTCCTCGGACGCCCCATCCCCTGCGTGGGGCGCGATCGCGAGATCGCGACGCTGCTCGCGACCCTCGACGAGGTCGCGGACGAGGGCGTCGCGCGGGCGGTGCTGGTGACCGCGCAGGCGGGCACGGGCAAGTCGCGCCTGCGCCAGGAGCTGGTCCGCCGGGCGAGAGAGCGGGGCGATCCCCTCGTCGTGCTCACCGGGCGCGGCGATCCGATGCGCGCCTCCTCCCCGTTCGGCCTGCTCGCGGACGCGATCCTGCGCGCGGCGGACATCGCCCCCGACCTGCCCCTGCCCGCCCAGCGCCGCAAGCTGCGCGGGCGCGTGGCGCAGTCGGTGACGGCGGCCGAGGTGCCGCGCGTGGCCGCCATGCTCGGCGAGCTTTCGGGCGTGCCCTTCCCCGACGACGAGAGCCCGGCCCTCACCATGGCCCGGCGCGATCCGCTCACGATGGCCGAGGCGATCCGGCGCGCGTGGGAGGACTTCCTCCGCGCCGAGGCGAAAGAGCAGACCGTGCTCCTCGTGCTCGAGGACCTGCACTGGGGCGACAGGGCCACGGTCCAGCTCGTCGACGCCGCGCTCGGCGCCCTCGCGGAAAACCCGCTCATGGTGCTCGCCCTCGCCCGCCCCGAGGTGAAGGCGCGGTTCCCGGGCCTGTGGACCGAGCGCGACGCCCTCGAGATCCGGCTCGGGCCGCTCACGCGCAAGGCGAGCGAGGGGCTCGTGCGCATGGCCCTGCGGGGCACGGCCGCGGATACGGGGCGGATCGAGCGGCTCGTGCAGCGCGCCGAGGGCAACGCGCTCTTCCTGGAGGAGCTGGTCCGGGCCGAGGCCGAGGGCCGCGGCGCCGAGCTGCCCGCCACGGTGCTCGCCATGGTGCAGAGCCGAGTCGAGCGCCTCGACGGCGACGCGAGGCGAGCCCTGCGCGCAGGCAGCGTCTTCGGCGAGACGTTCTGGCGCGGGGGCGTGATCGAGCTGCTCGGCGAGGAGGCCTCGGCCGAGGGGGCGGCGCGGGCGCTCGACGAGCTGTGCGCGCGGGAGGTGATCTCGCGCCACTCGGGGCAGCGCTTCGAGGGCGAGGCCGAGGAGGAGTACCGCTTCCGCCACGCGCTCGTGCGCGACGCGGCCTACGCGATGCTGACGCCGGCCGATCGCGCGCTCGGCCATCGCCTCGCCGGCGCCTGGCTCGAGCGCATGGGCGAGCGCGATGCGGCGACCCTGGCCGAGCACTTCGAGCTGGGAGGCCAGCCGGAGCGCGCGGTGAGCTGGCACCGCCGCGCGGCCGAGCAGTCCTTCGAGGGCCTCGACTTCGCCGCGGTGATCGAGCGCGCCGCGCGGGGCGTGCGGTGCGGCGCGACGGGCGAGGTCAAAGGCGCGCTCATGGCCCTCGCGTGCGAGGCCCACGCCTTCCGGGCCGAGTGGCTCGATGCTGCCGCGCGCGGGGCCGAGGCGATCGCCCTGTCCCCCCGGGGCAGCACCCCCTGGTGCCGCGCGGCCGCCTGGCTCTTGCACGTCGGTCAGGGCAGCCGCAATCGCGCCGACGCGCTCGGCCGCGAGCTGGTGGCAAACCCCCCGACGCCCGCCGTCGCGAGCGCCCACGGCCAGGCGTGCGCGATGGCGGTGCGGGCGCTGTCCTTCGCCGGCGATTACGAGCGATCGCGGGAGTACCTCGCGCACATCGACGGGCTCGATCCGTCGCGGCTCTCGGGGCTGGCGAGGGGCTACATCGCGTCGGCGGCATCGTACCTCGCGCTCTGCGGCGACGGGGATCCGTGGCGCGCGCTCGCGCTCATCGACGAGTCGAAGGCGTATTTCACGGAGTCCCGCTACTACTCGGCCGCGGCGATCGCGCAAGCCGACAGGGCCATGGCGCTGGCGGGCGCGGGCGAGTATGCGGCCGCGCAGCGCGCGCTCGAGAGCGCTCTCACGGACGCGCTGCGCGAGGGCAATCACTTCGTGGTGACCTGGGCGCGCATGGGCCTGTCGGACGTGCTGTCGAGGCGTGGCGCGTATGCCGAGGCGTGCGAGGCGGCGCGCCTGGCCGAGGAGACGTACTCGCAAGGAGGCAGCGTGCCGATGGCAGGCGCGTGCCGCGGGCGACTCGCCATGGCGCACGCCCGCGCGGGCGACTTCGAGGCCGCAGAGAGGACCGCGCGGGAGGCGGCGGCGGTGCGACCGATGGGACGCCCCTACCGGGCGGAGATCCTCGCCAATCTCGCGAGCATCCTGGTCGTGCGGGGAAGCGCGGACGAGGCGCTCGGGGTGGCCGAGCGCGCGCTCGAGCTGCTCGCGGGGATGGGCGAGGGCAGCCAGATGGGGGCGCCTGTCTTGCTCGCGCACGCCGAGGCGCTCGCTGCGGTGGGGCGGACGGAAGAGGCCGCGAAGGCCATCGCAAAGGCCCGGGCGCGCCTGCTCGAGCGGGCAGCGCGCTGCCCCGACCCCGAGGCCCGGGCGCGCTTCCTGTCCTGCATCTCGGAGAACGCCCGCACGCTCGCGCTCGCCGAGGCGTGGATCGGGGCTTGA
- a CDS encoding YgiT-type zinc finger protein: protein MNSILCKHGETAPGMVPVTLQRGETTVILEGVPASVCDNCGEYYLHEDVASQVYAMAERAVQAGPGRRAVALLFAMVLGAGCAPRHEGPLSPPLLLERPAPSIRSEPCEPSGEPVAPSGRTPPPVAQGELALLEVRGDDRLGFVGHFVSAWSSDGERLITATEHGILIWKTRTGELERILDLGALIPQAVVLSPDEQWIAVSGSTSVGGAASVWLIRASGETPAQRFPGIGGELQFTPDGRRMFTNGHAWDLPAGTHTATTPIGGMMRLLPDGRRALVFVPRTPPSPFDTYFPELRDIGTGRTLHRFPAVDSSIRVALSGDGQRIAVLDGSLSVFSTATFERVAHVTHLEGASMVHLSHDGRRAVVETLKCAGFDGGGRASAPQCPSPHLAVWDLDRAERIFRGTRDAGDGWVFSRDGRFLTGTDWRLFEAIIRVEDGAVLEYGTRIRSISPNARWVLFEAQSGLELASPDGSGAPPSFSRAPRVLARSGDGRFTAAVGNDGNLRIEGATTCIRLGMTTSRRHDERVPHDHFDPNGGQVAFSPDAASLFTVVYDDTTPLFRAFRTSDGTERWSIRSVGQGAAAAYVLPGAGQVLFQGHGRAEVRRFDATTGAELLAGHAPRTGYVTPASGGGAFEVRDLQGARTSHAGRVTALAFTKQGDRLASAAEDGTVLLVDTANGAVVGRARLPLDRAEYLWVSPDGRELWAETARAMRVRFRIER from the coding sequence GTGAACAGCATCCTCTGCAAGCACGGCGAGACGGCCCCCGGCATGGTGCCCGTCACCCTCCAGCGTGGTGAGACCACCGTCATCCTCGAAGGCGTGCCCGCCTCGGTGTGCGACAACTGCGGCGAGTACTACCTGCACGAGGACGTCGCCTCCCAGGTCTACGCGATGGCCGAGCGTGCGGTCCAGGCCGGCCCAGGTCGACGCGCGGTCGCGCTTCTCTTCGCGATGGTGCTCGGGGCGGGCTGCGCGCCCCGCCATGAAGGGCCGCTGTCCCCGCCGCTGCTCCTGGAGAGGCCGGCGCCCTCGATCCGCTCGGAGCCGTGCGAACCGAGCGGTGAACCCGTCGCGCCGAGCGGGCGCACGCCGCCGCCGGTCGCGCAAGGAGAGCTCGCGCTCCTCGAGGTGCGCGGCGACGATCGCCTGGGGTTTGTCGGGCATTTCGTCTCCGCCTGGTCGAGCGACGGCGAGCGTCTGATCACGGCCACCGAGCACGGCATCTTGATCTGGAAGACGCGCACGGGCGAGCTCGAGCGTATATTGGACCTCGGTGCCCTGATTCCCCAGGCGGTGGTCCTCTCGCCCGACGAGCAGTGGATTGCCGTATCAGGTTCGACGTCCGTCGGTGGCGCGGCGAGCGTGTGGTTGATTCGCGCGAGCGGTGAGACCCCGGCCCAGCGCTTTCCAGGCATCGGCGGCGAGCTGCAATTCACGCCCGATGGCCGGCGCATGTTCACGAACGGCCACGCGTGGGACCTCCCCGCTGGCACGCACACGGCGACCACGCCCATCGGCGGGATGATGCGCCTCTTGCCGGACGGCCGCCGCGCCCTGGTGTTCGTGCCCCGCACGCCGCCGTCTCCGTTCGACACCTATTTCCCCGAGCTGCGTGACATCGGCACCGGCCGGACCCTCCACCGCTTTCCCGCGGTCGATTCGTCGATTCGCGTGGCGCTCTCCGGAGACGGGCAGCGCATTGCGGTGCTGGACGGTTCCCTCTCGGTGTTCTCGACCGCGACCTTCGAACGAGTCGCCCACGTGACCCACCTCGAGGGCGCCAGCATGGTGCACCTTTCGCATGACGGGCGCCGTGCGGTGGTGGAGACGCTCAAATGCGCCGGGTTCGACGGAGGCGGCAGGGCCTCTGCACCGCAGTGCCCTTCGCCCCATCTCGCGGTGTGGGATCTCGATCGCGCCGAGCGCATTTTCAGGGGCACCCGTGACGCTGGCGATGGGTGGGTGTTCTCGCGCGATGGGCGTTTTCTGACGGGGACTGATTGGCGGCTCTTCGAGGCGATCATCCGGGTGGAGGACGGCGCCGTGCTGGAGTACGGCACGCGGATCCGGTCCATTTCGCCCAATGCGCGCTGGGTCCTCTTCGAGGCGCAGTCGGGGCTCGAGCTCGCATCCCCGGACGGCTCCGGGGCCCCTCCGTCGTTCTCGCGTGCGCCTCGCGTGCTCGCCCGCAGCGGCGATGGGCGTTTCACCGCCGCCGTGGGGAACGACGGCAATCTGCGCATCGAAGGGGCCACGACGTGCATTCGACTCGGCATGACCACGAGCCGGCGGCATGACGAGCGAGTGCCGCACGACCATTTCGACCCGAATGGAGGCCAGGTGGCGTTCTCGCCCGACGCGGCGTCCCTGTTCACGGTCGTTTACGATGACACCACGCCCTTGTTCCGCGCCTTTCGCACGAGCGACGGCACGGAGCGGTGGTCGATACGGTCGGTGGGGCAGGGCGCGGCTGCGGCGTACGTGCTCCCCGGCGCGGGGCAGGTTTTATTTCAAGGCCACGGGCGCGCCGAGGTGCGGCGCTTCGACGCCACCACGGGCGCGGAGCTGTTGGCCGGTCACGCGCCCCGCACGGGCTACGTGACGCCCGCGAGCGGAGGGGGGGCGTTCGAAGTGCGCGACCTGCAGGGCGCGCGCACGAGCCACGCAGGCCGAGTCACCGCGCTGGCGTTCACGAAGCAGGGCGATCGTCTGGCCAGCGCGGCGGAGGACGGCACGGTGCTCCTCGTCGACACAGCCAATGGCGCCGTGGTCGGTCGTGCGCGCTTGCCGCTGGATCGGGCGGAGTATTTGTGGGTGTCGCCGGACGGACGCGAGCTATGGGCGGAGACCGCGCGCGCCATGCGGGTGCGCTTCCGGATCGAGCGCTGA
- a CDS encoding AraC family transcriptional regulator, which yields MATYFVRPLRRVLASLGRDPASVLEPFGLSDSRAAPRIPFETAAAVWSAAEAALDDPAVGLRAARMLVSGDYGALEFAARSSPTLRAAFERLARYHRLLNDRTEVILHGRRVRYVRPGMEASMPAPYLEFVLATWARIASDLADHFLPLERVLLPHAPPSDDALHREVFGCEVRFGAGEAELQFAEGALDAPLARGDGVLASTLDRHAEAILEEIARGAQWTSQVMVRIERRLTDGTPRLEDIARDLDVPPRMLRRRLQGEGTTFARVVDDVRRRLALKMTADPSLSLGEIAFLLGFSEPSAFHRAFRRWTGRTPRSEEPSTS from the coding sequence GTGGCGACTTACTTCGTCCGTCCGCTGCGCCGTGTCCTCGCCTCGCTCGGTCGCGACCCCGCGTCGGTTCTCGAGCCGTTCGGGCTCTCCGATTCCCGAGCCGCGCCACGCATCCCTTTCGAGACCGCGGCCGCTGTCTGGTCGGCCGCGGAGGCGGCGCTCGATGATCCGGCGGTCGGCCTGCGCGCCGCGCGCATGCTGGTCTCCGGCGACTATGGTGCGCTCGAGTTCGCCGCCCGCTCGAGTCCCACGCTGCGCGCCGCGTTCGAGCGGCTCGCGCGCTACCACCGTCTCTTGAACGACCGGACGGAGGTCATCCTCCACGGACGCCGTGTGCGTTACGTGCGCCCCGGCATGGAGGCGTCGATGCCCGCTCCGTACCTGGAGTTCGTCCTCGCCACGTGGGCGCGAATCGCGTCCGATCTCGCCGACCATTTCCTTCCACTGGAGCGCGTCCTCCTGCCCCACGCTCCCCCCTCGGATGACGCCCTCCATCGCGAAGTCTTCGGGTGCGAGGTCCGGTTCGGAGCCGGCGAGGCGGAGCTGCAGTTCGCGGAGGGTGCGCTCGATGCGCCACTCGCCCGTGGAGATGGAGTGCTCGCCTCGACCCTCGACAGGCACGCGGAAGCCATCCTCGAGGAGATTGCTCGCGGAGCGCAGTGGACATCCCAGGTGATGGTGCGCATCGAACGTCGCCTCACCGATGGGACCCCCCGGCTCGAGGATATCGCGCGGGACCTCGATGTTCCCCCACGCATGCTGCGCCGACGCCTGCAGGGGGAGGGCACGACGTTCGCGCGGGTCGTCGACGATGTCCGCCGGCGGCTCGCGCTGAAGATGACCGCCGACCCGTCCCTCTCGCTCGGGGAGATCGCGTTCCTCCTCGGGTTCTCCGAGCCGAGCGCGTTTCATCGCGCGTTCCGCCGGTGGACGGGGAGGACGCCTCGAAGCGAGGAGCCCTCGACGTCGTAG
- a CDS encoding MBL fold metallo-hydrolase: MTPPLSRLAAPLALGLAALLGPLQSVIWMSRRSKMVLGVLSALVLALGGLVLGFVPYRPIDVTGAAPPPPPYARPAGKPGLRLHVFNTGSNRMSELLVGTARPWRPAPAFVIEHPQHGLVVFDTGLSAAVARDGESALDIPLRWLLESRGRPERTLEAQMREARLDPTSVRTVVISHLHDDHIGDLEAFTNATFIAGPGSAAHAREHGLETRWREVDFTGGAAPPFDASLDLFGDGSLVLLEGGGHAREDLLMLLALPGGPALLAGDAVVHFDWLASDDVQRIAVDPERAAAVRNQVRSFRAALPDLVLIPGHDLAGLPTSRSDLVLHHPEWFAPEAWPISSP, translated from the coding sequence ATGACTCCTCCCCTCTCACGTCTCGCCGCGCCGCTGGCTCTCGGGCTCGCGGCGCTCCTCGGTCCTCTGCAGTCGGTCATCTGGATGAGCCGCCGGAGCAAAATGGTGCTCGGAGTGCTCTCGGCCCTGGTGCTCGCACTGGGGGGCCTGGTGTTGGGCTTCGTTCCCTATCGTCCGATCGACGTGACTGGCGCCGCGCCTCCTCCGCCGCCGTATGCGCGACCGGCGGGGAAGCCCGGCCTGCGCCTCCACGTCTTCAATACCGGGTCCAACCGGATGTCCGAGCTCCTCGTCGGCACCGCTCGGCCCTGGCGTCCCGCTCCTGCGTTCGTCATCGAGCATCCCCAACACGGGCTCGTCGTCTTCGATACCGGGCTCTCGGCGGCCGTCGCACGCGACGGCGAGAGCGCACTGGACATACCGCTGCGTTGGCTCCTCGAGAGCCGTGGCCGGCCCGAGCGAACGCTGGAGGCGCAGATGCGCGAGGCGAGACTCGACCCGACGAGTGTCCGAACGGTCGTGATCTCACATCTCCATGACGACCACATCGGGGACCTGGAAGCCTTCACGAACGCGACGTTCATCGCCGGTCCAGGCAGCGCGGCCCATGCGCGCGAGCACGGCCTCGAGACGCGGTGGCGCGAGGTCGACTTCACGGGCGGCGCCGCTCCGCCTTTCGATGCCTCGCTCGACCTCTTTGGAGATGGGAGCCTGGTGCTGCTCGAGGGCGGCGGTCATGCCCGCGAGGACCTCCTCATGCTCCTCGCGCTTCCTGGAGGCCCCGCGCTCCTCGCGGGTGACGCGGTGGTCCACTTCGACTGGCTCGCGTCGGACGACGTGCAGCGCATCGCCGTCGATCCCGAGCGCGCGGCCGCGGTCCGCAATCAGGTCCGGTCGTTCCGCGCCGCGCTCCCGGACCTCGTTCTCATCCCGGGGCACGATCTCGCCGGGTTGCCCACGAGCCGCTCGGACCTCGTGCTGCACCACCCGGAGTGGTTCGCACCCGAGGCCTGGCCGATCTCCTCCCCGTAG
- a CDS encoding sugar MFS transporter: MEVSTERARVAAEDAPSTTHVGALGVVTTLFFMWGFLTCLNDILIPHLKNVFDLGYAEGALVQFSFFSAYFLMSLPSGKIVARIGYKRGLLLGLGTAGVGALLFYPAASLPSYPFFLAALFVVATGITVLQVTANPYVTVLGPPATASSRLNLTQAFNSLGTTVAPYFGGRFILGVVEEATDPLAKAHAVRLPYVCLALTLFVLATALAFIKLPTITSVEGEEAKHGTFRDALANRQLRLAALGIFLYVGAEVSIGSFLVNFFALPSIAGLAEADAAKYVSIFWAGAMVGRFIGSAVLRKLEPGRVLGYCAIAAALLVGATLVLDGHVAMWTILAVGVFNSIMFPTIFTLGVSGLGKLTSQGSSILVMSIVGGAILPVAFGWLADRIGVHHAFILPALCYLYILHFGWRGSRPAATAAAAA, encoded by the coding sequence ATGGAGGTATCGACCGAACGCGCGCGCGTGGCGGCAGAGGACGCGCCGAGCACAACCCACGTCGGCGCCCTCGGCGTCGTGACCACGCTCTTCTTCATGTGGGGCTTCTTGACCTGCCTGAACGACATTCTCATTCCGCACCTCAAGAATGTCTTCGACCTGGGCTATGCCGAGGGCGCGCTCGTTCAATTCTCGTTCTTCTCGGCGTATTTCCTGATGTCGCTGCCCTCGGGCAAGATCGTCGCGCGGATCGGCTACAAGCGCGGCCTGCTCCTCGGTCTCGGGACGGCCGGCGTCGGCGCGTTGCTCTTTTATCCTGCGGCGAGCCTGCCCTCGTATCCCTTCTTCCTGGCCGCGCTCTTCGTGGTCGCGACCGGAATCACGGTCCTGCAGGTCACCGCGAATCCCTATGTCACCGTGCTCGGCCCTCCGGCCACGGCGTCGAGCCGCCTCAATCTGACGCAGGCATTCAATTCGCTCGGCACCACCGTGGCCCCCTACTTCGGGGGCCGCTTCATTCTGGGGGTCGTCGAGGAGGCGACCGATCCGCTCGCCAAGGCCCACGCCGTGCGGCTGCCCTACGTGTGCCTCGCCTTGACGCTCTTCGTGCTCGCCACCGCGCTCGCGTTCATCAAGCTCCCGACGATCACGTCGGTGGAGGGCGAGGAAGCGAAGCACGGCACGTTCCGCGACGCGCTCGCGAATCGGCAGCTACGGCTCGCGGCCCTCGGCATCTTTCTCTACGTCGGCGCCGAGGTCTCGATCGGCAGCTTCCTCGTGAACTTCTTCGCGCTGCCCTCGATCGCGGGGCTCGCCGAGGCGGACGCCGCGAAATACGTCTCCATTTTCTGGGCGGGCGCGATGGTCGGCCGGTTCATCGGCTCGGCGGTGCTCAGGAAGCTCGAGCCGGGGCGGGTCCTCGGCTATTGCGCCATTGCGGCGGCGCTCCTCGTGGGGGCGACGCTCGTGCTCGATGGACACGTCGCCATGTGGACCATTCTCGCGGTGGGCGTGTTCAACTCCATCATGTTCCCGACCATCTTCACGCTCGGCGTCAGCGGCCTCGGCAAGCTCACGAGCCAGGGCTCGAGCATCCTGGTCATGTCGATCGTCGGCGGCGCGATTCTCCCCGTCGCCTTTGGCTGGCTCGCCGATCGGATCGGCGTCCACCACGCATTCATCCTGCCCGCGCTCTGCTACCTGTACATCCTGCACTTCGGCTGGCGCGGCTCGCGCCCGGCGGCCACGGCGGCGGCGGCGGCCTGA